A stretch of Longimicrobium terrae DNA encodes these proteins:
- a CDS encoding deoxyribonuclease IV produces the protein MLLGAHVSTAGGCRNAPARAAAIGATAIQVFTKQPNRWAEVEVVDDECSSFRAGVGEHGVVFANAHDSYLINLATADPVLRDRSYAAFVGELRRAERLGLHALVTHPGNATDGDLPRGLAQNAELIERALEEAGGSVTVLLETTAGSGKVIGSRFEELAEMIARVRPEIRGRVAVCVDTCHIFAAGYDLRGDYDGVINHLGDTVGLDRIHLFHLNDSATPFASRKDRHAGIGEGSLGEAPFRRLMTDARFVHVPKVLETPKGDDPKDMVSMDLANLARLRSYCADGEPAT, from the coding sequence GTGCTGCTGGGAGCCCACGTCAGTACCGCGGGAGGGTGCCGCAACGCCCCCGCCCGCGCCGCCGCCATCGGCGCCACCGCCATCCAGGTGTTCACCAAGCAGCCCAACCGCTGGGCCGAGGTGGAGGTGGTGGACGACGAGTGCTCGTCGTTCCGCGCCGGCGTGGGCGAGCACGGCGTGGTGTTCGCCAACGCCCACGACTCGTACCTCATCAACCTGGCCACGGCGGACCCCGTCCTTCGCGACCGCAGCTACGCCGCCTTCGTGGGCGAACTGCGCCGCGCGGAGCGGCTGGGGCTGCACGCGCTGGTCACGCACCCCGGCAACGCCACGGACGGCGACCTGCCGCGCGGCCTGGCGCAGAACGCGGAACTGATCGAGCGCGCGCTGGAGGAAGCCGGCGGATCCGTCACCGTGCTGCTGGAAACGACCGCCGGGTCCGGCAAGGTGATCGGCTCGCGCTTCGAGGAGCTGGCGGAGATGATTGCCCGCGTGCGCCCGGAGATCCGCGGGCGCGTCGCCGTCTGCGTGGACACCTGCCACATCTTTGCCGCGGGATACGACCTTCGCGGCGACTACGACGGGGTGATCAACCACCTGGGCGACACGGTGGGACTCGACCGCATCCACCTCTTTCATCTGAACGATTCCGCCACGCCGTTCGCCAGCCGCAAGGACCGCCACGCGGGGATCGGCGAGGGCTCGCTGGGCGAGGCGCCGTTCCGCCGGCTGATGACGGACGCGCGCTTCGTGCACGTGCCCAAGGTTCTGGAAACGCCCAAGGGCGACGACCCCAAGGACATGGTTTCGATGGACCTCGCCAACCTGGCCCGGCTGCGCTCGTACTGCGCGGACGGGGAACCGGCCACCTGA
- a CDS encoding DUF2946 family protein, with translation MNRPSGSFSRARRLSALLGVLLHLLGAAALPSLHAWSLGAAVERSARDTAPGERKDQNAPPHDDQHCVLCHAFGSAAMAADGPEIPVSEAGERVELTPAPTFPAPRLARDARARAPPVLS, from the coding sequence ATGAATCGACCGTCTGGCTCCTTCTCGCGTGCGCGCCGTCTTTCGGCGCTGCTGGGAGTGCTGCTGCACCTGCTGGGTGCCGCCGCGCTTCCCTCGCTGCATGCGTGGAGCCTGGGCGCCGCCGTGGAGCGGTCCGCCCGCGATACGGCGCCGGGCGAGCGGAAGGACCAGAACGCTCCGCCGCACGACGACCAGCACTGCGTACTCTGCCACGCGTTCGGTTCCGCCGCCATGGCGGCGGACGGCCCGGAGATTCCTGTCTCCGAAGCCGGCGAACGCGTGGAACTCACTCCCGCGCCCACGTTCCCCGCGCCGCGGCTGGCCCGCGACGCACGCGCGCGCGCCCCGCCCGTCCTCTCCTGA
- a CDS encoding inorganic diphosphatase, with translation MFHPWHELEPGPDAPDRMHVVVEIPRGSRNKYELDKNTGMFKLDRLLYSSVHYPGDYGFFPQTYAQDDDPLDAIVMTTVPTFPGCIIEVRPIGIFRMTDKDEMDEKVLCVPARDPLYDGYAALTDVAPHFLREVEHFFSVYKDLEGGRVHPMGWEDEASARAVIVECMARYAVKRQAENLGRIAQQSASERAGHEL, from the coding sequence ATGTTCCATCCCTGGCACGAGCTGGAGCCCGGCCCCGACGCGCCCGACCGCATGCACGTGGTGGTGGAGATTCCCCGCGGCAGCCGCAACAAATATGAGCTGGACAAGAACACCGGGATGTTCAAGCTGGACCGGCTGCTGTACAGCTCGGTGCACTATCCCGGCGACTACGGCTTTTTTCCGCAGACGTACGCGCAGGACGACGACCCGCTCGACGCCATCGTCATGACGACGGTGCCCACCTTTCCCGGGTGCATCATCGAGGTGCGTCCCATCGGCATCTTCCGGATGACCGACAAGGACGAGATGGACGAGAAGGTGCTCTGCGTCCCCGCGCGCGACCCGCTGTACGACGGGTACGCGGCGCTTACGGACGTGGCGCCGCACTTTCTGCGCGAGGTGGAGCACTTCTTCAGCGTGTACAAGGACCTGGAAGGCGGCCGCGTACATCCCATGGGATGGGAGGACGAGGCCTCCGCCCGCGCTGTGATCGTGGAGTGCATGGCGCGCTACGCCGTCAAGCGCCAGGCGGAGAACCTGGGCCGCATCGCCCAGCAGTCCGCTTCCGAGCGCGCCGGCCACGAGCTGTAG